From Bacteroidota bacterium, the proteins below share one genomic window:
- a CDS encoding transposase family protein gives MPRRTIDPIQIERIRSAYLGAQTVPERKRVIERACRSTGYTYGALMRVLNLHLRPRSLSGKEQTRIDYFNTLGKLVWDYQIEHASNTRMASTSVAIRVLKEGKQLPEDVTYHQISASIRRQRLKNKAQSYFTRFERTEPLAMIQMDFSRSVYLEHFINDGVSYLRTATAKGANARSERVWIAVSVDDASRVTYARYYLVKGESAALARHFLLQTCMQKTRVDTATGEIESLPLLQGQPGTLYTDRGSAFRNASFRSGIRKLGIRHVLGSTIRDTEGNKLSGSNKQARGKVERMIRYIKEDFETELFLSYKRGTIFTLKQINRLLAQWLMKVNTSRHPEHASEKRWEMFTPALEQAVYPPKEAELLFSSSVWRKVNRRQVRITDGVYCKVPVEINLGTTMEIVTIAGSHYTIIDGKRVLLEPVPLRKRLHPRAESPKEFEGDYLEGMALRLRLNREIEERTRQQQNLGTMIESLPDEVGEFLGDRRSVSDIQRVTTTFLLAAEAVSEIAPHYDEEHVSVR, from the coding sequence ATGCCACGACGAACGATTGATCCCATCCAGATCGAGCGTATCCGTAGCGCCTATCTGGGAGCGCAGACCGTCCCCGAACGCAAACGGGTCATCGAACGAGCCTGTCGGTCGACCGGATACACCTACGGAGCCCTCATGCGGGTGTTGAACCTACACCTGCGGCCTCGCTCGCTCAGTGGGAAAGAACAAACGAGGATCGACTATTTCAATACGCTCGGGAAGCTCGTCTGGGACTATCAGATCGAACATGCCTCCAATACACGGATGGCATCCACCTCGGTAGCGATACGAGTGCTCAAGGAGGGGAAACAGCTCCCCGAGGATGTCACCTACCACCAGATCTCGGCCTCGATCCGACGTCAGCGGCTCAAGAACAAGGCGCAGAGCTATTTTACCCGATTCGAACGAACGGAACCCCTGGCCATGATCCAGATGGATTTTTCACGAAGTGTGTATCTGGAGCATTTCATCAACGACGGGGTATCGTATCTCAGGACGGCAACGGCAAAAGGAGCCAATGCGAGATCGGAGCGGGTCTGGATCGCGGTATCCGTCGATGACGCGTCGAGAGTCACCTATGCCCGGTATTACCTCGTCAAGGGGGAAAGTGCCGCATTAGCACGGCATTTCCTCTTACAGACCTGTATGCAGAAAACTCGGGTGGATACCGCTACGGGAGAGATCGAATCCCTCCCTCTACTGCAGGGGCAACCGGGGACACTCTACACCGACCGGGGGTCTGCGTTTCGCAATGCCTCGTTCCGCTCGGGGATACGCAAACTCGGGATTCGTCATGTGCTCGGTTCGACGATCCGCGATACCGAGGGGAACAAGCTATCGGGGTCGAATAAACAGGCGCGTGGGAAAGTAGAGAGAATGATCCGCTATATCAAGGAGGACTTCGAGACGGAGTTGTTCTTATCCTACAAGCGAGGGACGATCTTTACACTGAAGCAGATCAACCGGTTACTCGCACAATGGCTCATGAAGGTCAATACGTCCCGTCATCCGGAGCATGCAAGCGAGAAGCGGTGGGAGATGTTTACACCAGCATTGGAACAGGCCGTGTATCCCCCGAAGGAGGCGGAGTTGCTTTTCAGTAGCTCGGTCTGGCGGAAGGTGAACCGGCGGCAGGTACGGATCACAGACGGGGTATACTGTAAAGTCCCGGTCGAGATCAACCTTGGGACGACGATGGAGATCGTTACGATCGCGGGAAGTCACTATACGATCATCGACGGGAAGCGGGTACTGCTGGAGCCGGTGCCGCTGAGGAAGAGGCTGCATCCTCGGGCGGAGTCACCGAAGGAGTTCGAGGGTGACTATCTCGAGGGGATGGCACTGCGGCTGCGGCTCAACCGGGAGATCGAGGAGCGCACGAGGCAACAGCAGAATCTGGGGACCATGATCGAATCTCTGCCGGATGAGGTGGGTGAGTTCTTGGGAGATAGAAGATCCGTCAGCGATATTCAGCGGGTAACGACAACATTCTTACTTGCGGCAGAGGCGGTATCGGAAATTGCCCCACATTATGATGAAGAACATGTAAGTGTGAGATAA